In the Channa argus isolate prfri chromosome 6, Channa argus male v1.0, whole genome shotgun sequence genome, ttattctACAAAAATAATATCGTGGGGTGGTCAGTGTGCACACACGGACAGACTGTGTCGTACGTCTCCATTTTCGATGTCATcgagcatttgtttttttgcatataCATAGCAGTATGTATGTGCTCAGCATATTGGGCCTTCAAACATAacttacaaaaatattaatgctACCATgagcagaaaataaatttaCCCCAAATagtgaaactaaaataaaatgaaataataaaatgtttacaatcAATTTAAAGCCACAACCAAAAGCAACGTGCAAAATATCAGaaacaaaatacatgttttcatgaaaataaatacattagtCAAATATTTCATATCTACAACATCATAACAAATATACACCAACAATGTCAAAAAGtgagaacaaatacatttagcaTTGCACAATCCTATAAACAGAGTAGCATGGGGTGGTCAGTATGAGCACACGGACAGACTCTCTCCTCTATATCCTACAGGAGACCAAACAGCCGTGTGGTATTGAAATTACATCTTACAAAAGCTcatctttttggtttttattttttggcgaACTAAAAGTGTTCACAATCTTTAACATGACAGAGTTAACTGCGCAATCCttccaacaaaaaaatataacttttacAGCAGGCAGAATACACAAAACATCAGGGAATGTCAAGACGCACCTAACCATTTACGGATGCACAATGTTtgagtgattaaaaaaacatccatcCCTGAGGCCATAAATTAGAGGACATAAAACATGATGTAATCAAAGGTcctgacatttgaaaaaaactcaaattacGTACAGCAGCTTCTATGAATGGACACAAAATCTGGTTAATATGCCTGTTATTGAAAGAAACTGCACATATAAAGCACAAAACTGTGAATCTAAATTGTCATATATTATTTAATTCAAACAAGCAACAGAGGCCTAGTTTTTCAGTGCCATCAGAAACCATTCAACTCTAAGGCCATGAATGAGAGGACTCAGACGTATTGGTGTAAGATACACATTATGTAGTTAATGTACttgatattttcataaaaagtgtaattaaatACAGCAACTTCTATGAATGAACACCACAGCTGGTTAAGGCAAAGGGGCATGGTGGTGGCCAAGTGCTCTTTCGGACTATTTTCCacaagttccataaagatcttctccGCAGATGCATATCTACATATCCATGTGCAGGTAAACTCTACATCTCCTGGCCCATCATTGCATTCATTCTTTGTTGTGGGTTTCTTGCAAAAAGTTTCATGTATGGGTCGTTTGCTGGGTCGTCTTTTGAACTtttgaaataaaccaaaaatacacATTCTTGGTGTCTTTGTTTAATGCGACtgtctttatttacaaaaatttatttcacattttctctgagGCTTAGAGGGGCCTTAGTGTAAAGAGGAAGAACAATCACAAACCTTAAAACAAACTACATCTGGGCACCTCACTATTGTTTAAAACACACTAGAACAAAAGTAATCCATTTCCTTTAGAACCCATCACCATTCAACCAAAAAGAAGATATGAACAATATAGAATAATGGCAGCATGCAGTGATCCAGAGGCTTTTCTCAGATTATCCTAGCAATTGTATGCATGGTTTAGCAACACTGTTTTCTAGAAACTACGTTCCTATATcactaaactgcaaatgggaTTAAATTTTTGTAGCAAACGTTTCGATGCCACAtcttttttgaatgaatgaaacggTACTTTCATTGATGGAGAGGGAGCTGCCAGGATGTGGGTGGGAAAGGTGGTGGGCTTATAATGCACAGCAAGGCCAAGACAACTACGCAAGTTTGGTTCCTGAGTCTGGCTCCGGAGTCCTGTGTATGGTTTGATTCtggcaagaaaaccactgactATAAGGTTGGAGTAAGATTGAGGACTTGTTTAAAACTGATAAAACCCATTTTGAGTAAAACCACTGTTAGATTTTCCTTTATTACACAAGCCCTCTGTGTTCCCTATCCACCCACAATTATCAACCCTAAAATGCTTTAGTAATGCTGTAGTCAAACAAAATGGACACTGTACTGCAGGGTCGACTATTAcggcagaaaacaaaactggataTTTTGCTACAAGATCGGATAATTTGGTGGACAAAGTACGCTGTCTGGTAACATTGCATTGATATGTTCTGTATCAACGTATTTGCAACTCGCCACTTACGTTGCATGACATCATATTGTCATAACAATGACAGGAATCACGTAGTGtggttgaaattacattttccaggaaaaattgcagtttagttgtataggaaagtaatttttaggagacagggttgggtCTAGTTCTGATTTTTAGTTATACAGTAAATACCAtgatgcaaataataataagcagCAACTGAAGATATACAGTTTCAAACATAAGTATCCATGGTTTACAGTATATGTTACTTCAGAATTAAGAAAATTATCCAGTTTATTACTATGAAGGCTAATACAGTGTATTTCCCTGGTGAAACCCTAACTCCCCTTCACTGATAACTGCCAAGAACCCGACTGAATATGACTACAATGTTATACAGGACCTGTTACACACTGTAGGTAGCTGGACTGAGACTATGGAAAAACAGAGGGCTAATACCTTTGAACAGGAAAAATATGCCCTAACAGAGCAAAAACGTATCTAGTTACTCAAATCAAATTTCTTTTATGCCGCAAGACTTTttcagtgcattaaaaaaagattcatCTCTGAGGCCATAAATGAGAGGACTCAGACATTTTGGTGCAAGATAAAACATCAGGTAGTTAAAGTAcctgacattttcaaataaatcagCATCAGTTATAGTAGCTTCTATGAACGGACACCACAGTTGTGTGAGACAAAGGATCAGCTGAAAACCATGAAGAACAACAGTTTTGAGCCCTTTTGCTGATAGATTTTTGCCCTCTCCTGATGCAGCTTTGGCCACTTTAAGTATTTTAATGTATGAGAAAACAATAATGATAAACATGATGAGGCACTGGATTTGATAAATTGCTGTCCTAAGACGATTCTGCCAtgtattaaaactaaatatctCCGCTGCACATAGAAGATGTTGTTTGTAAAAGCTAAGAGAGGCTGATGCAAAGAAGGTACAGAAGATAACAATGCTAGGCACCGAGCTGAGGCCATGAATGATGAGGATACAATACACAGTCCTGCGAGTGGAGCACAGCTCTCCATGACGCAGGGGCATGCAAATGGCCACATAGCGCTCCAGGGTCATTGCAATCAGAGTAACTGGTGTGACTGTAGTATAGAGAACTACAGGAACAGAGATAATGATACATAACCACACATGGATGGTGATATTGTGATTGACCAAGATTAACATAATATCCGACAGGAATAACAACAAGCTATCTGACAGTAATGTAACAGCAAACAGAATGTAACGTGCGGTTCCATGAAAGcacctctttttaaaaaaggtcatAATCAGCAACAAATTTATGCAAAGAAAAATCATTGTCAGGACTTGGGCAATAATGAGGTATTTCTTTTGCAGCAAGAAATCACCGCTAACCAGTGAGTTGTTAGCAGCCATTTCTATGGTGTTATAGACATTGTTCAAAGGGGCCCTTCCTGTGTTGGTCAATGGAGATTTACAAATACTTGTAACACTTTCTCATAAATGCAACTATTTTAATACAGCACCTTCCATAAGTGCCATTACTGTATCT is a window encoding:
- the LOC137129247 gene encoding odorant receptor 131-2-like codes for the protein MAANNSLVSGDFLLQKKYLIIAQVLTMIFLCINLLLIMTFFKKRCFHGTARYILFAVTLLSDSLLLFLSDIMLILVNHNITIHVWLCIIISVPVVLYTTVTPVTLIAMTLERYVAICMPLRHGELCSTRRTVYCILIIHGLSSVPSIVIFCTFFASASLSFYKQHLLCAAEIFSFNTWQNRLRTAIYQIQCLIMFIIIVFSYIKILKVAKAASGEGKNLSAKGLKTVVLHGFQLILCLTQLWCPFIEATITDADLFENVRYFNYLMFYLAPKCLSPLIYGLRDESFFNALKKSCGIKEI